Within Methanomicrobia archaeon, the genomic segment TCATCGCGCAACTCGTCCGTGCCGATCATCACGGCGAACTGATAGTTCCGTGTGTTAGCGTACTTGAGCTGCGCTTTCAGGCTCCGGTTCATCAGATCGATATGTGTGGGCACGTACTGCCGCAATCGAGCGGCCAGTTCAATGGCCGCACCCATTATCGCGCGGTCGCCAGGCCCAGTCCGTATCGGCACCACGATCACACCGCCCGGTCTCACGCCGTCCGCGGAAACCTCAAAGATCTCCGCCAGGCGGTCGAAGCCGAACGCGAATCCGGTCGACGGGATATCCTCACCGCCAAAGAGCTTGGCGAGCCGATACGAGCCACCACCGCAGACCTGATTCTGCGCACCTAATTTCCCGCCCACTTCGTAGATCTCGAAGACCATACCCGTGTAATAATCCAGCCCACGGGCGATCCCCAGGTTCAACGTGTACGCAACGCCGTAAACCGCAAGCAGTTCCAGGAGCGCTTGCAGCTCCGCTAACGCTGCACTTCCCGCCGCAATGACGCCCCGAGCACGCGCCTCCTGCAACGTGTCCTTTCCTTTCAAAGCGATCAGATACAGAAGATCGTCAATCACCGACTGCTCAACACCCGCGTCACCCATCAACTCGATCACCGCTGCGTGCTCACCCTTGTCGATCAGCCGCATCACACGGTTTATTCGTTCCTCGCTCAGCGGTGTCCTAGCACTCAAAAGCTCCCGAATCAGCCCCACATGGCCCACGTGCAGCTCCGCATGCACGTCTAACGCCGTTAACATGGCAAAAGCGAGCGCAATGAGCTCCGCCTGCGCATCGGGACTGTCCGCGCCGATGATCTCCGTGCCAAACTGCCAGAACTCGCGGAACCGGCCCTTCTGCGGCTCCTCGTACCTGAAGCAGTTCCCGAAATAATACCATTTCGTCGGCTTCGGCGCCATCTTCAGCTCGTTCAGGTACATCCGAATCACCGACGCGGTGATCTCGGGCCGTAACGCCAGATGCCGCCCGCCCTTGTCCGCGAACTCGTACATCTCCTTCAGGATCTCCGGCCCGGACTTCAGCGTGAAGAGCTCCGCACGCTCGAACGTCGGCGTTCTGACTTCCTCATAATCCCAGCGCTCGGCTATCGCACGCATGCGCTCCTCCATGATCCGCCGCTTCCGCATCTCCACCGGTAGAAAATCCCGGGTGCCTCGTGCTCGTTCGATCCGCATCGTGCTCTCGTAACAGACATAAAAAGCGCAGTGCGCAAATAAAATCATGCGCCACGGAGCGTGGATAGAGCACATCCGGGACCCAACCACGGAGTACCCGACGCGGCTATTTAAATAGAGAGGATCAATAACATATTCGGAGGTAGACCATGATGAGAGGAAGATCCTTTGACAGAAAAAGGCAGGGGTATGATCGCCCACCGCGTGAGATGCACACGGTCACGTGCGCAGACTGTGGTAAAGAATGTGAAGTACCCTTCAAGCCCGATGGCACCCGGCCGGTTTACTGTCAGGAATGTTACCAGAAACATCGACCAAAACGCTTTTAGTCGATAGAGGCCTGGTAGGGTAAACGTTTTTCCTCTTGTCGTGACTGGAGGAAAATGTTTTTCTTTTTTCTGTATTTTTTGTTTTCTCGCGTCAGCGGACGCTATACTCCGCGCTGCCACTACTTCGGTCAGGTACGCACGTGGAGGGCACGTGGAGGCGAGTCATGAAGTTCCGGCTGGTCTTTGTGCTGGATCTGCTCGATGGCCAGGTTGTCCACGCCCTGCGGGGGCAGCGTGACCGGTATCGGCCGATAAACTGCTTCAGTTCCCTTGTGCCCTCCTCAGACCCGTTCCAGATACTCCAGGCGCTCAAACCCCGGGAGCTGTATATCGCTGATCTCAACCGACTCACCGGCCGGGGCAATAATCGAACGGTAGTAAAAGCACTGCGAACAAGTGCACCGCACCTCATGCTTGATTACGGGCTGCACGCGCTCACGGAGTTACAGGAGCTCAGTGTTGCTGCACTCGCCGATACCTTTGTGCTCGGAACGGAGACTGCTTCGCTCGATTTCATCGCTGCGGCTGCAAGCAGCGAGATACCCGTGACGGTCAGCGTGGATATCAGCAATAATACGGTCCTGACACGGGATAAGCAGTTGCAAGCAGCGCCACTGGACGTGATCAAGATGCTCAATGACCATGCCCTTGAAGAGCTCATTGTGCTGAACCTGGATCGCGTAGGCGCGAGAAGCGGCATTGATCGCGCGTTCCTCGAAGCCGTGGTGGCCGTCTCCGATCACGCCGTTCTGTGTGGTGGTGGTGTGAGACGGTCTGAAGACCTCGAGGCCCTGCGCGAAATCGGTATTGAGGGCGCACTGGTTGCCACGGCAGTACACGACGGCTCACTACCGGTAGCCGCGCTGCAGGAGCAGGAGCCATGAGCAGGTATAAACCGTTCCAGACGGACGTGCTGAACCTGCTGACACGGGTACCGGAAGGTCGAGTGACGACCTATGGCGAGTTAGCACGCGCCCTGACCGGCTCTGTTCGCGCCGCTCGGGCCGTCGGGCAGGCGGTAGCCCGGAACCCGCAGCCCATTACCATCCCCTGCCATCGCGTGGTGCGCAGCACCGGTGAGGTCGGCGAGTACGGTGGCGGCATGGCGATGAAGATACAGCTGCTGCGCGCTGAGGGCGTTGAGATCGCGGAAGGCCGGGTGGTGGATTTTGAGCATAAGGTCTTCCGGTTCGCTGATGAGCTGGAGGAGCAACTGCGATTCCTCACCGACCGGATGTTCGGCAAGCTCACCACCTGGCTTCGTATCCTCGGCTACGATACCGTTTACGCCGCTGATATTCCCTTCACCAGCCGTGAGAGGAACGACGAGGACCACGCACTTGCCACGGCCGCTGCGCGCGAGGGCAGGATACTGCTCACGCGTGATAAGGAGCTCATCGCGATCGCGATACGGAAAGGAGCGCGCTGCATGCTCATCAAGGCTGACGATGTTCTGGATCAGCTCCAGGAATTGCTCGAGCAGCAGGTCCCCCTGCAGCTCGAGCCTGTTCCGGAGCGGTGTAGCGAATGCAACGCGCGGATACGGCCCGTGGAGGCTCATGAGCTCGCTCTGCTCCGGCACAACAGCTACGTGCCTCAGGACATGATCGGTATCTGGGTGTTCTGGGTCTGCGACCGCTGCGGCAAGATCTACTGGGAAGGGAGCCACTGGCGCGATATGCGCGAGCGGCTGAAGCGCCTGACTGGACGGGACTGAGCGGTACCGGGCAACGGTCGATCCAGAACAGGGTAGCGCGCAGAGCATGCAACCGCCTGACCGAACCGAAGAGTCATGGTTACGGCTGACCGTTCTTAGCGGCGAAAAAGGGCCCGTGTCCGATTTTCACTGCTCGTTCTGGTGCCCCCGACAGAAAAACGACCGCGCAGCTTTTACTGCACCGCTCTATTAGTTCCTGATGGTATGAGCAGGGAGCTTACGACCGAGGAACTCTACGGTATCCAGGAAGAAATCGCGGCACGCGCACTCATTACCGATACGTTCGACCCCGGCGGAATCAGCCTCATCGCCGGCGCCGATCAGGCGTTCTTCCTCGATTCCGCGGGCGAAGAGAAGATCATATCCGCGATCGTCCTTCTTGATTACCCTGATCTGCAGGTTCTCGAGTGTGCATACGCCGTGCTGCCGGTCGAGTTCCCCTATATCCCCGGGCTGCTCGCCTTTCGCGAAGCGCCTGCTCTCATCGCCGCGTTCCGCAAACTCGCCACACGACCTGACCTTCTCGTGATCGACGGCGGTGGCATCAATCATCCCCGGTTCGCGGGCCTGGCCACGCACGTCGGTGTGCTTCTGGACATCCCGACCATCGGCGTGACCAAGAAGCTCCTCTGCGGCTCCGGTGAGCTGCCCACGGTAGAGGGCGATGCGCGCGTCATTCGCTATGAAAACCGTGAGGTCGGGTATTACCTCACGAGTAAAACCGGCTGCCGGCCCATCATTGTCGCGCCCGGGCACAAGATAGCACTTCAGACCGCGCTACAGCTCATGAAAGCCTGTATCCGGAAGCACAAGCTGCCTGAGCCGGTCCGCATCGCGCACCGCTCTGCGAATCACGTGAAACGCACCGGAACGAAACGGAGAGACTGACAGACCGCAAGATTTAAGTATGCGGGCAGGCAATAGCATCTCGGTGTATCTTTATGGTCGAAGAGCTCAGCAAGATCCTCAGTAACGGTTTCGCCACGTGGAAGGCGAATCTTGTTCTGTGCCTCCCGTTCGTCTTCAGTATTATTGTTCTCGGTATCCTGGCCCTGGTAATCATTGGCGGTGCCCTCGTGCTTGCGATTGGCCCGTTCATCCCCGCCATTCTGCCGTATCTGACCGACTCGGGTGAGCTCCCGCCTGAGATCCTGCAGCAGTTATCCGGGCCGCTCATGGCGAGCGCCGGATTACTCCTCGGTGCGATTCTGGTAACCGTGATCCTCATGCTGCTGATCAATTCCTTCTTTAACGCGGGCGCGATCGGCATGGCACGGGTCGCGACGAAGACCGGCCACACCAGCCTTTCGGACATGCTGGACTACGGGCGGCGGAAGTTCCTGAGCTTCTTCGGCGTCTCGGTGCTCATTGCGGCGATCCAGCTTGCAGGGCTCATCTTCCTGATTCCTGGCATTCGATCTTTCGTCTCGAGTGCTGCGAGTTCAGGTACCCCGTTCGATCTCTCGAGCACGGCCGCCGCATGGGCGCTGCTCGGAATCGGCCTGCTACTCCTGCTACTCTATATGCTCATCATCAGCATCGTGCTCACGGTTCCGCCCTATGCGGTGGTCATCAGTGACCTCAGCGCCATTGACGGCCTTAAAACCGGATTCCGGTTCTTTATGGAGCACAAACTCGACGTATTCCTGCTCTGGCTTGTGGTGATCGTGATCGCCGTAGTCGCGAGCATGGTGCTCGGGATGATACCCTCGATTGGCGGGCTGCTGAGCATGGTGGTCTCCGTGGTTATCGTGCAGCCGCTCGTCGCTATCTGGTGGACGCGCCTCTACCTGAGCGGAACCGAACCTGCACCTGTAGACCGTGCCGTGTTTGCGGAGCTAGTCGAGTAAAGAAAGAGACCGGGAAAAAGAGGTGTGTTACGAGGGCGTGTTCGCCTGCTTAGCTCTGCTTAGCTCAGCTGCTTGCTCCGTACGGGCCCCCGCTCTCACTCACCCGAGGTGGCATAGATCTCGTAGGGCAGGATCTTCTTATTCGCCTTCTTCTTGCCCTTCAGTCTGCTCACCAGATCGGCGGCTCGCTCCTTCTTCTCGCGCGTCTTCAGCCGCTCCATAATACTGGTCATCTCTTTTGTCTTCTCGTCGCCGCCGTATTCGGTCTCCTCCACAATCGCCTCGTCATCCTCTTCTAACTCCTCCTCGCCTTCATAATTCGCGGTAATTATCTCTGCGATCATGGCTCGTTTCATGCACCTCTTATGGTGAGCACTGCTACTTACCCATAGAAGCCCGGACTATTTATATTTTCCTTTCCGCGCGTGACGTGAACCGCGGGGAACCGTTAGGGGGTTTACTGCGTCACCTTCTCGGGATACAATCGCTTCGCCGTTGCTAAGATCGCCGTCAGATCCGCGTCTTCTTCCGCTATGACCGGACCGATCTCTTCCGCGTTCAGCATGAAGGGCTCGTCCAGAAGCACCCTCGCCTCCGGCAGCTCGATCGTTGACCAGCTCGCCCTGCGTACCTGCGACCCATATCGCTTCAGGACCGCGGTTTTAAAGTAATCACGCGTCTGCTCCGGCGCATTATCTAACGCGTAGGAGACCCGTTCAGGCAGCGCAGTCCAATCAACGCCCTGCACGGCTCGCTGCGCGAATGCGAGCGAATCGTGGGGATTGAACAGCACGTTGCTCGTCATGCCTCGTTCTTCGCCCAGGTAGAGCAGTGACGTTTCGTCGAGCAGTGCGTACTGGTTACAGATGCCGATGCCCTCCGCGGCTGTTCTCGGATCGTAATTCACGAGCAATGCGAGCTTCGTCACCCAGTCAATACCATCAACGTATTTCTCGAGCCGTCGCGCTTCCAAATCCGCCAGGAGCTCCGCGAAGCACGTGAGCCCGATCTCATCCCACCTGCTCGGGCCGTGCTCCTCCGAATCTTGCAGCCGCTCCACCGCGTCCAGATAGAACTGCAAAACGGCAACCGCGTCGGTTCGCTCACCGCTCTTCAGCGTTATCCGCCACTCGCAGGACGTGGTATCCCGTGCGAGCTGCTTGAAGGTGCTCACGGGATCTTCGAGCTCCGGCGCGCCGGTCAGAAAGCCCTGCTCAAACGCCCGGATCACCAGCGCCTGCATGATGTCGCGGAGGAAGAGCGCATATTCAGAGCGGAGCGCCTCAAAATGGATATCATGGAGCCGCCAGTAGTGATGCGCCGCATGCGGCTGATCGCGTGTATTGAGGATGCCGCGGCTCGTGGTCGTCGCGAGTGAGGACTGCTGCGTGACAAACAGCGCGCGTGGCGAGATCACGAACTTCGCACCACCTTCACCGAACAAGTCGCCGGAGACCATATCGCCACCACCGGTGAAGAGGATTCGTGTCACGAGCCAGGGGATAAGCGCTCGCTCCACCCTGCTCCAGTCGGCGCATGCGGCACGGGTGGTGATACAGTTACCATGGGTGGCGTAGGTCCTGGTGGTTATGGGACGCCGTTTGCCGCGGCGCGCACCCGAGTCGAGTCCCCCGAAGGAATTGGCCACGTTGTTTTTATGAGTCACCACGCGCTCATGCAAGATTATCCCTGCCTCCTGGGAGCCCAGAACCGCGTAGATCTCCGCGGCTTTGTCGTACGCGACCGCGTCAAACGGGTTATTGTACGCGGGTGTCGCGATCTCGAGATGGCCCATATCATTATAGATCCGCGAGCCATTCGTGGCGAACGAAGACCGTATTCGCGCCTCATGCCGCTCCTGCGAGGTCTCCCTGCAGAGATCCCAGGCCACCTCGCGTGCGATCTGCCGCCATTTCAAGCCCTGAATCGCGGTATTCGCCAGCAATGAGGGATTGAGCCGCCCCCGCGCACTCACCGGGTATTCCTGCTCAACACCCCGTATCTTCGTCTCCGTCCCTACCCGCAGCACCTGTCGCTCTCTCCCCTACCGTATTCGCTCGACCTAACTAACCGGCACGCACGCCAGAGGACCGCTCGGTTCGCGCCACGCCGCGATCACTCGTCCTGGTCACTGCGCTCCTCACGATGGATCTCCTCGATCTTATCCTGTATCGAGGCCGCATTCCAGCCGTCAAGGTTATCGAACCGGAAGGTTCGGTTCTGTGCGTACAATAAATAATCCAGATACGGATTGCGCACGATCCGATTTCTGATCTCGCGGGTTATCTCGTCTTCCCAGCCCCGAATATCATCCTCTTCCGCAAGCAACCGTACGAGCACCTGCCGCGAACTCTCTCCTCTGCTCCGCTCGCGGAAAAAGACCACCACCGCACTCGGCATGCGCTCGAGTTCCGGGTAGCGCTCAAAGAGTCGTGCGTACTCCTCGCTGCTCGGCCGGCTCATGTCGATCTTCACTTCCGGCTCGCGGTTGATCGTTATTTTATTCCAGCCCAGGGTGGCATTCTCGAATTCCGCCGCCAGCCGGACCCGTAACTCAGCGCGTGAGTTCTTCGGCGGAAAGAGCAAAGCCTCACCGAGATCCTCCTCGGTCAGCAGCCGCTCCGCTCCGATCGCCTCCGCAACGCACTCGTACAGATCATGGTCGCAGAGATTGGTGAAATCGAACGACGCCGCGATCTCGCGCTCTACCTGCTCGTCCATCGGGTACATGTTCCGGTAATCGAACTTCCCTTTGGGGATCGTGTGGTATTCGAAGCCATCCAGCGCATGCTTGATCGCCCAGCGCTTCATCAACCACTCAACCCGACGATAGACGTAGGGGTCCTCCAGCAAGCCCTGCTCAAACTTGGTGCAGAGTCGTTTGAAGGTGTCCAGGGCGTATTTGTCCCAATAGGACACCTCCCGCTCCTCGAACAACTCCTCGATCGCGGCAAGATAATGGCTCGCGAGGTAATCCGTCGCGGTCTCCGATCGCCCGTTGATCAATTTGACCCGCCACTCGCCCTCCGTATTCTCCGCGAGATCCTTGAAGGTCTGCAGCGGGTTCCACAGTTCCTCGACCTGCGTGATCTTCCCCGACTCGATCGCATCGATGACGTAGGCGGTTATCGCATTACAGAGCAGTCGTGTCACCTCCGAACGGACGCCTTCGCCGGACGTGACGTGCACGCGATAGGTGTCCTTGGTGCCCAGCGGCTCGTCCCGCGTCGAGAGAATCGGCCACTGCGAGGGCGATTCCGTGAGCACGCGGCGAGCAACCATAGCTTTGGGCGAGATGACGTACTGTATGCGATCCTTATCCGCGACGTAGCCGCCCGCGCCGAAGAAGAGCTTCCGAATGATCAGATAGGGTATGAGCAGGTGCTCGCGGCCCACAAATTTCTTGCGCTCCACCAGGTATGACTCATGCGTGCCCCTGCTGTACCGCTTATCGATCTCTACGTTCGCCTTCCAGCACTGGATATACGACGCCAGCCGACTACTCCGCCGCCGGCGCAATTTCTCCTGATACTTCTCGTTCGTGCGCTCCACACCGATCTGCATGTACAGCTCGGCCGCTTTGTCATACCTGAGCACGTCGAACGCGGTGCGGCATTCCGGCGTGGCGATCTCGAGGTGGCCGCCCGTGCAGATGTAAATCCGCGAGCCATTCCGCAGGAAGCCGTCGTTACGCCGCCGTAGCTTCGAACAGACCGCGGAAACACCGTCAAAGAACTGGTAGGTCTCAAGCGCGTGAATAACTTCGTCAACGTGATAGAATCGTGCATACCGGTACAGACCGGGCGAATCAGAACTGAGCCCGATGCGAAATTCATGCTCGAGTCCTTGCCAGCGGCTCAGATCGACTCGCTCCATGGGTCTCTCGGCGCTCAGAAATGCATACCCGTCTCTTCCTCGCGCAACTCTTCAAAGCCGGATGCCAGCATCTCCTCCGCGCGTCGCTGCACGAACTTGTCAAACCCTTCTTTCAGGTGCCGCAAGTCCACGCCGATCTCATCGGTGTTCTTGTAGCGCTTCAGCAGTTCCTTGGCTCGCTCACCCACATCCAGGATCGTTGAAAGACCTTCACGCTCCCACATCTGCTTCAGTGCCGCATCGCCGATCACGCCCTTCTTCATCATGAGCATCGTCCGCTCCTCCAGGGCCTTATCACGCGCATAGCCGAAGATCTGCGCGATGAACCGTCCGGTAATGGTATCCTCGCGCTTGATTCGGCCGATCTCCGTCTCCACGTAGACATCAGCGTACAGGTAGTTGCTCAGCTCTTTTACCAGATAGGCACGAGCGGCCTCCGCGCTTCCCTTTTCCTTTATCAGATACTGGTCAACGGGGACGCGCGCGGCGTAGATGGGCAGAATAAATCGTGTCGCTTCGCGATCGGGCTTCGGGACCTCAATGATCTTATCGAAGCGCGATCGGAAAGCGGAATCAATGAGATGCAGGCGGTTGGTCGCCCCGATAACCGTCAGGTGTGGATGCAGTGCGTAAAAGCCATCGAGGATATCGAGCAGCTGGCCGGTAACGCGTTCAGGCGCACCCGAAGAACCCGCGAACATGCCGCGTTCCTGGGCGAGCGCATCGATCTCGTCAAAGAAGATAACGCCGTAGTCGATCTCGCCCTCAGCCAACTTCTCGTTCGTCGCCTTGAAGACCATTCGCACGTTCCGCTCCGACTCACCCAGCCACATGCTGAAGAGCTCGCCCGCGCCCACCTTCACGAACTCGCAATTGGGCAGTGCCGAGGCCAGCGCCTTCGCACACATCGTCTTCCCGCAGCCGGGCGGGCCGTACATCAGAATCCTGCGCGAGTTCTCCCCGAATTTCGTGTAGTCGTCGGGATTGAGCATA encodes:
- a CDS encoding histidine--tRNA ligase; this translates as MRIERARGTRDFLPVEMRKRRIMEERMRAIAERWDYEEVRTPTFERAELFTLKSGPEILKEMYEFADKGGRHLALRPEITASVIRMYLNELKMAPKPTKWYYFGNCFRYEEPQKGRFREFWQFGTEIIGADSPDAQAELIALAFAMLTALDVHAELHVGHVGLIRELLSARTPLSEERINRVMRLIDKGEHAAVIELMGDAGVEQSVIDDLLYLIALKGKDTLQEARARGVIAAGSAALAELQALLELLAVYGVAYTLNLGIARGLDYYTGMVFEIYEVGGKLGAQNQVCGGGSYRLAKLFGGEDIPSTGFAFGFDRLAEIFEVSADGVRPGGVIVVPIRTGPGDRAIMGAAIELAARLRQYVPTHIDLMNRSLKAQLKYANTRNYQFAVMIGTDELRDELVTLRDFITGSQDKLSVDACVERLRARFETR
- a CDS encoding endonuclease V, with product MSRELTTEELYGIQEEIAARALITDTFDPGGISLIAGADQAFFLDSAGEEKIISAIVLLDYPDLQVLECAYAVLPVEFPYIPGLLAFREAPALIAAFRKLATRPDLLVIDGGGINHPRFAGLATHVGVLLDIPTIGVTKKLLCGSGELPTVEGDARVIRYENREVGYYLTSKTGCRPIIVAPGHKIALQTALQLMKACIRKHKLPEPVRIAHRSANHVKRTGTKRRD
- a CDS encoding 26S protease regulatory subunit → MAQEDYIPRYEYERLESEYRRLRRKYEETEAYKEDLERLVSKSRSPPLDCGFLVEQLPEGALVNLNGALKALPYGPLSDGELEQLQPGKFVFIGRIPDKSNPSGFSIGITSVFDRMVDLEVGEIEELRKDEAEEGWIAEISTGRGRGRIYKRLKEDERGSIREGMKVGLLPGTLDIKRTYRTREYSRYEVTKSPGVSFKDIGGLTSVKQELVKSIILPMLNPDDYTKFGENSRRILMYGPPGCGKTMCAKALASALPNCEFVKVGAGELFSMWLGESERNVRMVFKATNEKLAEGEIDYGVIFFDEIDALAQERGMFAGSSGAPERVTGQLLDILDGFYALHPHLTVIGATNRLHLIDSAFRSRFDKIIEVPKPDREATRFILPIYAARVPVDQYLIKEKGSAEAARAYLVKELSNYLYADVYVETEIGRIKREDTITGRFIAQIFGYARDKALEERTMLMMKKGVIGDAALKQMWEREGLSTILDVGERAKELLKRYKNTDEIGVDLRHLKEGFDKFVQRRAEEMLASGFEELREEETGMHF